Below is a window of Neodiprion virginianus isolate iyNeoVirg1 chromosome 4, iyNeoVirg1.1, whole genome shotgun sequence DNA.
AACTGCTTTTTTTCTGCATTTAAGTCTTACTTTCTTTCAGCCGCCAGGGTATATCGAACCTGGTACGAGGTGACAAGTGTATTAAATTGAGTCAACTCTTCAATGATTGCAGGAGAACTGTGGGTAACTGGCTCAGGCACTATATTAATTGTTGATCACAGCTGTTGTTTTACGTGAACCAAAGGGTTGTCTAACAAGCAAGCGTGTACACAATGCCTGATAACCATGTTGACTGCGAGATAAAATAGAACATCCATCAATActctaaaattaaaaaccagaCAGGGTTTAAaggtgagaaagagagaaaaaagaagaaatcgaataaatattttttgtggtattttcacgaattatttttattcaatacatCTTAATACAGGAATGCAAATAATTGTACAAATTTGTGTAAGGCAAAGTGAGGCTAAATACCTGTGTAATTTAACTAGTTTTTTAGCATAATTATCGCAGGTACTCAATCAAAGCATGCATTCTTCACCTTTTACATAAGCAAAGAAACACTTGGGCCTATGTTCAGAAACCCTTTTTCTAAGATTAGGACTGGTTTCAATCATTCTCTCATCCTCTTTTTCCTTAACCGCAAGTTTTACCCTGGAAATCAGGTTTAACAACACTGTTGTAGCGATGTGTTTTCTCTTGAAACGGTACAAATCAGTTTCAAATCCCCTCAAATTGAACCATACTTTTCAATATATCgcacggaagaaaaaaaccttAGTCGCTACCAATAGTGTAATATCTCTTGCTtactgtttaattttatttgtatttttctccTACCAAACACATGATTAACAAGCCAATGCATTGACCATGACGACCAATGAAGCATGACGCAAATCATGCGGTAATGAAAAAAGCGCCCTGATTTTAGTCCAGCCAACTATTCATAAATGAGATTAGTGACAGAATGAGCTATTTTTATCAGCCAAACTAATTGATGCAAATCAAAATTTCGTGCTTgtagaagaaaattgaattgattttctGTTATCGATAAGGGACTGTAAAGAGAAGGGGACTAAATCGACTAACACCATTTCCCAgattagttaaaaaaaacttctctcctgacaaattgagtgaaatttatttctagTATTTGAAAACaccataaaattaaaaaatcctAAGGTTTAAATAGAACATCTTTCATATTCTTATAAtgagtgaaataaatttagtTTACATCTATGAGTTGGAAGTTAATTTATTCTACATACGGAATTCAGCTCAATGAGCAACTGTTACCcagttgaaattttacatcgcatcttttttttgcaattcagATAATCGAACATTTgttgtaatatatattattcagCTTGAACACAACTACAAATATGATATTGTAAGGTTGCATGGATTTCGAAAGTTTCagaattccattttttttttttttgctcttatctcaaaacttttttttcgacttctTCCCTTCTTCTGTACACTCCTTTAgttaaaatgtaaatattgatATGTTGGGAGTCATTGCAGAGGTAAATTTTGCTCTTGACAAGAACATTTGAACAtgaattttatagaaattacTAGTGTAATCAAATTTGTGTATTAGCTGCACAGTCTCCACATTTGTTAATGAGCTCGTGGCAATGTcatgaaattgttttacatGTATAAAGTAGACAATGTTATGTGTatgggaatttttttatttgaactGAGATAAACCAAACAAGCAATCCATGTTACGTTATCACGacaaaatttgtgacaaaatCTTTGATATCCACATCAAAGCAAAACTTTAGAGAACACCAATAACTGTATTGAATTTGTACCTCGGTTTCacttttgataaaatttcgatAGAACCATTCAGAGATAATAAATCAAACGCTGGTAGGATGTTCAGATGAAGATaagttatacgtacatatatacaccACCAGTTAATTGTCAAAGTTATGTAAGTAATAGTCAAtgtaatgatgaaaatatgcaattaaaattgaaggaaCTCGATTGTTTGCAAAGAATATAGATTGAGGATCATTTGGCAAtctagtttttgtttttaaattaatttttggtATAATTTGAATTCAGACATTGTTTACGTCAAACTGATGTGTTTTATGTTATAAGAGCCAATGAGGGAAATTATGTAAGACAGCAAAcgggtaaaataaattaatacatACTATTGCTCTAACTTGGACGATTCGTGTGCACCGTAGATTAACCGAGCATAATGCGGATGTGACACGATAAATACACGCTTTCACGCATCAAGATGACAAGCCTACCCCGGAGCTTCGCGTCGGCAAATCTTCGCCGACGAAGATTGATTCTGGACCATTCTGCAGCGATAAAATGGTGGCTTATCGGTGATGAACATCGTAATACCAAATGTCTACAAGAATATACGCATACAATTACTTCGTTGTCGCATCGTACGGTAACAATTATTTTGAGCATATCATGATTAAAACGCGACTCATTAAACTCTCTCTCCCcgaatgtataataatagacgatccaaatatatacatgttgGCTAATGGTTTCAGTATTGTGTCGTTGTATAACCCGTATAACCCAACCAGAATCCATACCTTTATCGCCGATGCGATaagtttgtttcttttcctcttacGTTCCGAATCAATGatagaaaagtaatttttcttgcaacttCAATAAATACCTATCTCTCATCAACGGTTAATCATGAGACACAAGATTGAAAGTCCGTTCAGTATTTgagttttcgaattattcgaaaagaCCAGTAATCTGTATTACCGACAGCTCAAAATTCGCCCAAGTTTATACATTGCGCATGATccagaaaatgaaacaagtgCAATGGACGACAGGCGCCGGTTTCATGGAAAAACTGTTGaaagaaacttgaatttttaatacacATTTTGGATAtaacgaatgaataattaaattgcaattatacataattattgGCCATATCTTACTAATTTAAAACTGCTCGCCAACGTTGATTTTGCGGTTTTACAGGTTATAAAAGTAACTGCATGTATCCtacttttcatttcattaatcatttttctatttcaacgTTAAGATTCAGGtttatcaattcaattacTAGTACTGACAATGATTCGTGGTCATAGAAACTCGAAATCGAcacgttatttttctttgctttttaaAGAATAAGTTAATCGAAACACTTTCATTGATACACCCTTGATTGAATGTTTAccctaaaaaaaagttatcacTCGGATGGGGTTTGATTTCAGACAAAAGCGGACTGTCTCAAAGAAAGGCCAAACCAATTGGATGACGGTATAAGAGATTACAAGAAATCTGGAACAAGAGGATTAATTCTTAAACATTGAACGATGTCTGGTATAGGAGGTAAAGTAGTCCCGAAATTTCGCGACGTGTTTCGAATTCCGGACAAAGAGGTACTGCACTGGTTCCCTGGGCACATGGGCAAAGGCCTAAAGCAAATGCAGAAGCAATTGGCAATGGTTGATTGTGTAATAGAAGTACACGACGCTCGGATACCGATATCGGGAAGAAACCCAAACTTTAGACATACGGTTACCGGTTTGAAGCCGcatatatttgttttaaacaaaaaagacTTGGCTGATAGTAGCTACCAAGATGCAGCGACAAATTATCTGCAGCAAGAGGGATTCACTAATATAATTTACACTAACTTTAAAGACCAAAAATGTGagggattgaaaaaaattttacctttGGCAACAAGTTTGATAAAAGATTCAAATCGCTACAATCGAACAAACAAAGAAGATTATGCATTAATGGTTATTGGTGTGCCAAATGTGGGAAAGTCGTCACTGATTAACCGCCTGAGAAACAGATACCTCCGTAAATCGAACGCTACTAGTGTTGGTGCAATAGCCGGTATAACTCGATCGGTATTGACAAAAATTAGAATTAGCAATAATCCATCCGTATTTCTATTAGATACACCTGGCGTTTTAACACCTAATGTGCCGAATGCAGAAGCTGGTTTGAAATTGGGTTTAGTGAGCTGTTTGCAGGATCACTTAGTCGGACCAGAAATAATGGCTGATTATTTACTATACTGgttgaataaacaaaacaaattcgactatgttgaaaaattagggATACCAGAACCATGCGATAACATAATGGAAGTCCTTTTATTAACTGCAacaaaattaggaaaaaagaataaatttaaaaactggGATGGTCAGATTCTTATAAAACCTGACACACATGCAGCtgctgaatattttttaaaaacgttcAGAATCGGCGAACTTGGTCCTATATGTTTAGATGCAGATCTCCTTACAAATTCAGAGTCACAGAACTTAGTAAATTCTACAGGAATACCATAAAAATACCATAGTACCTTGAATATGCAAGAAATTCAGTTACGAACATAGAGCCTTACAGAAAATGAGGAAAGTACTCCATTGTGTTGAAGTTTCGCTGCCCATGTATCTTGCAAACACTGTCTCTTACAACAAAACTACTCGGATCAGGAAATAAATGTGAGAACCGTAAATCCGAGTGGTTTTGCCCCTAGACAATCACTTCCACGAGAACTTTTCGGCAAACGACAGTTGACTTCGGCGCCATAAATATTTCAGGCTCGGCTAGGTGTAAAAAATCGCGAACGAATCTGCTAATGacaaaactttttatttctatttcctTAATCAATGAGGCGAAACAAAGTTATTCGATTCGTATGTAATTAATAAACGCACCTCTATCATATTGAATCAATGACAGGCAATAGATAGGGTCTGACAATAAGTCATGGCTTTCATAATgggaaataaattcataaatctTGAAGCCTAAGTGTAATATAATTACTTTTTAAGTGGGTCTTTC
It encodes the following:
- the LOC124303794 gene encoding mitochondrial GTPase 1, with the protein product MSGIGGKVVPKFRDVFRIPDKEVLHWFPGHMGKGLKQMQKQLAMVDCVIEVHDARIPISGRNPNFRHTVTGLKPHIFVLNKKDLADSSYQDAATNYLQQEGFTNIIYTNFKDQKCEGLKKILPLATSLIKDSNRYNRTNKEDYALMVIGVPNVGKSSLINRLRNRYLRKSNATSVGAIAGITRSVLTKIRISNNPSVFLLDTPGVLTPNVPNAEAGLKLGLVSCLQDHLVGPEIMADYLLYWLNKQNKFDYVEKLGIPEPCDNIMEVLLLTATKLGKKNKFKNWDGQILIKPDTHAAAEYFLKTFRIGELGPICLDADLLTNSESQNLVNSTGIP